Genomic DNA from Pseudomonas fluorescens:
TGCTGGATCAGCCCTTGTTCAAGGCCTCCCAGGTAATCCTTGAGATCCAGGCCTTCGGGCGGCAGCAAGGCATTGGCGGTAAAGTCCGGCGTGTGACCGTTGATGGCCACCCGCTCCTCCAGGTCGCTGCGCAGGCTGTCGACCATTTGCTCGTCTTCGTCGTCGACGTAGCGGAATTTCTTCGGCAGTTCGTTCACGCCGATCACCCCATACGGGTGCATGATCGCCATGCGCTCCACCAGGTTGGCCAGCTCACGGACGTTGCCCGGCCAGCCATGGCGACAGAGGGACATGATCGCCGCCGAGTTGAAGCGGATCGAACCGCGTTTTTCGTGCTCCATGCGCGAGATCAGTTCGTTCATCAGCAACGGGATGTCTTCGACCCGCTCGCGCAGTGGCGCCATTTCGATCGGGAAAACGTTGAGACGGTAATAGAGGTCTTCGCGGAAACTGCCAACCTCGATCATGCTCTCGAGGTTCTTGTGCGTAGCGGCAATGATGCGCACATCGACACTCTGGGTCTTGTTGCTGCCCACACGTTCGAAGGTGCGCTCCTGCAGGACCCGCAACAGCTTGACCTGCATCGGCAACGGCATGTCGCCGATTTCATCGAGAAACAGCGTACCGCCGTTGGCCAGTTCGAAACGCCCGGCGCGGCTGGTGATCGCGCCGGTGAAGGCGCCTTTCTCATGGCCGAACAGTTCGCTTTCCAGCAACTCGGCCGGGATCGCGCCACAGTTGACTGGCACGAACGGCGCTTCGCGGCGCTTGGAGTGGTAATGCAGGTTGCGCGCGACCACTTCCTTGCCGGTGCCCGACTCGCCCAGGATCAGTACGCTGGCGTCGGTATCGGCCACCTGCTGCATCATCTGGCGCACGTGCTGGATCGCCCGGCTGGTGCCGACGAGGCTACGGAAGAGATTGGGTTCGCGATGCCTGCCACGCTCGCGGGCCTGGTCGTACATCTCGCGATAAACCTGCGCGCGATGCAGAGAATCCAGCAGCTTGCTGTAGCTGGGCGGCATTTCGAGCGTGGAAAGTACCCGGCGGCGCTGGTCTTCAGGCAAGTCAAGGGAAGAATTTTCGCCCATTAACAAAACCGGAAGGAACTCATCCCAGGTTGAGAGTGTCTTTAGCAAGCCCAAAAGCGTTGCGGGAGCATTTACGGTCCCGATAAGGACACAGATGACTTCACGACTGGACGACAATGAGCCGACAGCCTGCTGCCAGTCATGGCTTCCGCAGGGTAAATTTTCTTCACCAAGAAAATTTAGGATCACCGCCAAGTCGCGGCGGCGGACGCTATCGTCATCGATCAGGAGAATTTTGGTTTCACGCCACATGCAATAGCAACTTCCCTAGTCAACCCAATGCCCGAAATTAGGGGGCAAGCTAGACGCTTGCAGACTTGTCATGCCTGTAGACGCCTTAAATCTGTAAACAGCTACTAGTT
This window encodes:
- a CDS encoding sigma-54 dependent transcriptional regulator yields the protein MWRETKILLIDDDSVRRRDLAVILNFLGEENLPCGSHDWQQAVGSLSSSREVICVLIGTVNAPATLLGLLKTLSTWDEFLPVLLMGENSSLDLPEDQRRRVLSTLEMPPSYSKLLDSLHRAQVYREMYDQARERGRHREPNLFRSLVGTSRAIQHVRQMMQQVADTDASVLILGESGTGKEVVARNLHYHSKRREAPFVPVNCGAIPAELLESELFGHEKGAFTGAITSRAGRFELANGGTLFLDEIGDMPLPMQVKLLRVLQERTFERVGSNKTQSVDVRIIAATHKNLESMIEVGSFREDLYYRLNVFPIEMAPLRERVEDIPLLMNELISRMEHEKRGSIRFNSAAIMSLCRHGWPGNVRELANLVERMAIMHPYGVIGVNELPKKFRYVDDEDEQMVDSLRSDLEERVAINGHTPDFTANALLPPEGLDLKDYLGGLEQGLIQQALDDANGIVARAAERLRIRRTTLVEKMRKYGMSRREGDEQADD